In Pristiophorus japonicus isolate sPriJap1 chromosome 3, sPriJap1.hap1, whole genome shotgun sequence, the sequence ACACAGAGAGCCACCATTGTCTGCATTGTAGCATTTGAATTTTCAAATTTTAATTAACATTGGTGCAAATTACAGAAATTTTCACTTCAGCACCTCCGGCACATGATTAGCTCCCTCCACTGATCCCCGTTCCACCTCCCCTCAGATTTCTGTTCATTAAAAGTAATGGTTTGAAAAACTTGGCTGTAGCTGCCCAATTTCCTGATGTGCGTTCCCAGCATGCACCAGGAGTGCTGTAGCGGAAAATGCCCCTCATGTTTTTAAAGGAAGTCGGTGATTTTTAATTATTTTGTCTTGTTTATTTCAAAAAGAATTTCAAACGGTTTAATATGTAAATCAGTAATGATTGAAACATTGTGATCTTAACAGTAAAAGTTTTCTTTTCAGTTCATCTCATTTTTATGTGTAGTGTCAGATATATGTAATTGGATTTTAGTAATCAGACCCATATTGGGCCATCCCAGGGCACTattagaagagcagtggagttctaccGGTGTCCTGACAAATATTTACCCTTCTACCAACACCACTacaaatctggtcattatctcattgctgtttgtgggactttgctgtgcacaagtccCGTTTCCtgtcttacaacagtgactacacttcaaaagtacttcattggttacaaAACATTTTGGACGTCCTGATTCCTGAAAGGCGTTTTCTAAATGTTGTTTCTTTTATTTCTGACGGACATGTTGAGCGACACAGAAATAAACAGAAGCTTCATTTCAATATTTTAATGAGGGTGTTGACCTCATTTAGACTAGCTGCTATTCCCGAGCCTTTACATCGGATCTGCGTTCATTCAAAACAATGACCCATGTACAAGGACCAATCAGGATTGCTCAGCAACTGCAAGGTGCAGATCTGCTCATTTAAAGGGCCGGAGGAAGATAAGGTCCAGCTCTTTTATGAAGCAcatctgtccgtgttattgtccatCTTTTTGGCTCACTAAGTGGGTGAGAACGCGTTCTGCCCCACATTCCAGCACCACAGTATTTCCCATGGGCCGTCGAAGTTTGGATAATAGGTTTCCCAGGGGAATGATGATCTGCTGGCACTTTgttgaggaagaagaggaggagaaatCCAGGATGCCAGGCAGGTAAGGTTACATCACAGAGACCGGTACCCACCTACCATTATCCTTCCACCTGTAAACACGGGCAGAAGCTGAGCTGCCTGGACATGTCTGAGGGATTCGGTGTGTGTAAGCTCTGATTCACCCAGGAGGCAGTGCCAGAGTTGTGTCGCATGCTGCTATCTGCCCCGTAGGCAAACCTGAGGGCAGGCAGGGCCCTAGCAGTAGATGTGAAAATCACTTTGGCCTTAACCTTGAGACCTCAGGCTCACTCGAGGCATATTGCACTGTCTTCCTTTGGGGTGGGTTCCCTAGCAAACAAGGCAACCCCTGTGCAACATATTGTCCACCTTTACAGTAGATCGTCAGCCAATGGAAGCTATTCAGACAGATCTGAGCTTTAAAAGGCTAAGGATCATTCACACATTTATTTAAAGTAAATTCATAATTAGGCAATAACTACAGAACACGATGATTAATTATAACTGCCCTTTACAGAGATCACAAGGGATTGCTTCATTTTCTCCAGTGCTTTTACCACCATAGAATATAGTTATAGTCCATTTATCTTCAAGATACTTCTTCCATCAAatcctcctcttcctgctgcttCCGATTGGTTACCGGAGCTTCTCTTCTCAATGAATGGTCAGATGATCTCTCTCCCATCACGTTCAAGGGTCAGCTTTTCAGCTCGAATTCTCTTTGACGTCAACTTTGTAGATTAAAGAAACCATACTAGTTTTGATCGGTAACAATATGTAACCCCCTCTAATAGTTCTCTATAATTaattagtgagagaggaaatattatcgAATGCAATGAGGAATTTTCAGAGTCAAGTGGCAAGCACACATTTATCTCCTCACAAATATTTACAAATTTCCATCTATAGCAAATCCTGACATATTATCAAACCTTCTAAAACAGGATATGAAATGTGAATATACAAGGTACATTGAAACAACGTGACCAGCAGTGACAGCCCAAACCAGGTTCACCCTTCTACAGAAAGACCCCTGATAACAAAAGACCAACGGTGCTAATTAGTCACTAAACTGTTTTAACAATGGTTCAAAGACTTACTGTAAACTATACAAACTGACAGAGTAACTCAATCAATTCACCCTTAACAAACCACTGCTGTCTAATCTTTTCTTAGATCAAAGTTGGAATTCATACAAACTCACAATGGGTAATTTGAACTATGGGAGAAGGGGTAGAACGGGCGATATCGAATTAACCGCTCATTACACACCCCGCCTGATTTTATCTTCTGTTGATTCCAATAGAAAGGAAAATCAGACATGGAGTATATTGGGCGGCTGATTcaatatcgcccgttttacaccaTCGACCAAAGATCAAACCATGTCCATTTCAGTTTTAGCTAATGGAATCAGTATAAAATAACATGTTCAAAATTTGTCATTAACTCAGAAATTTAAGGTTACCATGACTGCAGCCACAGCAAGTGGAAACATGAATGCAGAATGATAGGGTAACTGAATAGCAATGCAACCCAATGTTAAATGGTAAGTCTGTCAACTAATAAGATTATTTTTGAACCATTAACTACAAAACAACACATTGAAAATGAGAATCAATTTCTCAGGGAAATGGGAGACACAGTTTAACATTGCCCTATGTAACCTGACGCAGCTCACGTAGAGCACTTTGAAATTCTTCATTGTCACGATCACACTCCAGAGCTTTCTCAAAGAAATCAATGGCTTCTGATTTCTTCCCATCAACCTGGTGTATTAGTCCCAATATACCAAAGGCTACACTGTCTCTTGCATCTTTACTCATTCGATCTTCAGCAATTTGTTTCAGTTTTGCGTGGCATTTCTCATTCCTGTTGGTGTTAACTTTGAGTTTTAAACATTCCTTGAAATGATGGATGGCATTCAGCTGGGATCCCTTCTTATACAGCTGGTGCTCTCCATAGTTCCAATGTATTAAAAGCTTATTCAAAGGGCTGTAATCTTTATTTCTAAGCAGGTTGGTGTAGATATCATCGGCTTTGGAATATTCGCCAGACATTGCATGGATTTTAGCCAAATCAAATATTGCAAAAATAAGCGAGGGTTTCTGATCAAACGCTGTTTGGAAATGATACTTGCAAAGTTCAATCAATTTTCTGCCGTCTTCATGAGCAAAGTGTTTCCAATTAGTTTTCTGCAGTGCAATCAGCTGAGTTTTGTAACATAAGCCGATCTCATGGTGAAGAAGTGCAGAAAAGGATTTAACCTTCAGTGCCTTTTTCAATAGCTGTAAGGAATATTCAACAGATCCTTGTCTTCTTAAAGCTTTGGCTGCATATTGAGTTATATATGGATCATCAGGAGACTCCAGCAGCACTTCTTCAAGTAATCTGTAATATTCATCTATTTGATTGAATTCCTGTAGTCTCAGAGCCAACATGATCTTGACAAACGAGTCATTTGGGTTCAGTGCTAATGCGCGGCGTAACTGCTTCACTACCTTGCAGTGTTCAGGACGCTGTGGGTCTTCAAAGGTTTCTTTAAGTCGAAACACAACAGTTGCATAAGCTGCGTTCCATTCAATGTCATCAGGATCCCCCTCCAGAGCCTTCTCAATACATTCATTTGCCTCTTCATAATATTTCcagccacatttcaacagtgaccaacccttctccccgtATACTTCAGGTATCAGTGCTGTATACCGAGAGCCATCAGTAAATTGTTGACAGATCCTCTCCAGCTTGTCGAGGTAGGACTGGGCCTCTGCCAGTTCTCCCACATGATAATATACCCAGGCAGAGTTTCCATAGGTGATGATGCTCCATTTTTCTATTTCAAATTTGTGATTTTTCCTCAGAATCTCTTCAGCTTCCCATAAATTATTGACCGACTCCTCACAGTTGCCTCTCGTACAGTTTACAAAAGCAAGTAGATTGTAAGTCATAGCTTGATATTTCACAATATCAGACTCTATTATATAGTTTAGTCGTTCCTGCAAATCATCCCACTCAACATTTTCCATCTGCAGATTCCACGTGAAGTGACATTGTAGCTGAAGTAATTTCACTTTCAGGGCGTCCCTTTCAGTGTCACTGTAAGAAACATATTTAAATATTTATTAGTTTTTTAGCATTCAGCAAGAATAAGCGTCGGGGAAATGATTACACACCGGCCAACCGAGGAACTCAGGAAAGTTAttaacagacaggaaaagaccagctggaccATGGAGCCTGTCCCATACCGTCACGGTGCACCTTAACACCACaatccccattgcccctccccACCTGCcaggctcaaagcctccttgacaatagGCACAAGAGGATCACAGCAAAGGTCATTAAAGGCTCAAGCCTCTGATACTCATCATCATAgctggtcccttgtatcgaggatgacttgcttccacgacaaaaagtgatgtgttcacaggtgtttcaatgaaggacctaatattccaagtcccgaactatatgttgaagggtggaagatgcctgtgcgtggatttttttaacgtgtggtggccattatacaccagctaccacacgggcttgacagagctaagtcttggtccagtgacaaggattaaccaagacgactggagaccagctctgttgcatgtaCCTAGTGCGAGTACACATCGTACTGTGGGCTggaccatgctgcccctgggccctcacctctcctgggccccgatcatgtcgtttcacgatctctcagcgctcctGTGCACAGACCccaccgttcctgctgtacctgcccacgctccaatcagcgacctgggttatgCTGACATCCAAACCAGTCACCCTCTTCGCAGCGTCGCCTTGCTGCACCAGcatgcactgctccctggagtggtatgctccttttaaggccccgacctgctgctgatggtcctcgcAGGTCGGGGACGCCGCACTGAacgcacacaacacacacacacacacacacacacacaacacacacacacacacaacacacaacatacacacacacacaaacacacacacacacacacaacacacacaatacacacacacaacacacaacgcacacacaacatacacacacacacaacacacacacaacatacacacacacacagcacacaacgcACAACACACGCACAACAAacgcacaacacacacacacagcacacaacacacgcacaacacacacacaacacacaacacacacacacaacacacacacacacaacacacaacacacacacacaccacacacaacatacacacacaccacacaacacacaacacacacaacacacacaacacacacaacacacacaatacacacaacacacacacaatacgcacacaacacacacacaacacacacacaacacacaacatacacacacaaacacacaccacacacacaacacacaacacacacacacaccacacacaacaaacaacacacaacatacacacacaacacacacacaacacacaacacacactacacacactacacacaacacacaacatacacacacaacacacacaatacacacaaaacacacaacacacacacaatacacacacagcacacacacaacacacacaacacacacacaacacacaacatacacacacaaacacacacacacaccacacacacacaacacacaacacacaacacacaacacacacacacaccacacacaccacacacacacagacacacacacacaccacacacaacacacaacacacacacacaaacaacacacacacaacacacacacacaacacacacacgcaacacacacacaacacacacacacaacacacacacacacacacacaacacacacacacacaccacgcacacaacacaccacacacaaaccacacacacacacaacacacacaacacacacacacacaccacacactacacacacaacgcacacacaacacacacaacacacacacacacacacacacacaacacacacacacaacacacacacaatacacacacaacacacacacacacaacatacacaacacacacacaacacacacaacatgcACACacgcaacacacacacaacacacatacacaacacacacaacacacacacaacacacacacaacacacacacacaacacacacacaacacacacacaacacacacacaacacacacacacaacatacacaacacacacacaacacacacacacaacacacacacaacacacacacacaacatacacaacacacacaatacacacacaacacaccacgcacacaacacaccacacacaaaccacacacacacacaacacacacaacacacacacacacacaacacacacaacacacaacatacacaacacacacacacaacacacacaacacacaacactcaaaccacacacacaacactcacacacacacaatacacaacacacacacacaacccacacaacacacacaacacacacacacaacacacacacaacacatgcacacacacaactcacacacaagacacacaccacacacacaccacacacacaacacacacaacacacaaaccacacacacacacaacatacacaacacacagcacacaaaacacacaacacacacacaacacacaacgcacaacacacaaaccacacacacacaacacacaaaacACATAACACACACAGAACACGCACACACAAACCACAGACAcaccacatacacaacacacacacaccacacacacacactactcacacacgacatacatacacacacaccacacacacacaacacacacacaaacacacacaacataaacaacacacaacacacacacaccacacaccacacacacaacactcacacagacacacacaccacattcacacaacacacacacaacacacaccacacacaaacaTAACATACACAACATacaacacacacagcacacacacaacaGACAAACACACAACATACaaaacacacaacatacacacagcacacacacaccacagacactcacacacacaacacacacaacacagcacacacacacacaatacacgcacaacacacacaccacacaacacaccacacacacaacacacacaccacacagcacacaccacacacacacacacacaacacaacacacacacaccagacacatacacacaccacacaagctacacacataacacacacacacacatcacacaccacacacacacaacaatcacacaccacacacacaatacacacacaaagcacacaccacacacacacaacagtcacacatgacacacagacacacacaccacacacacactacacacacaacacacacataaacacaccacacacacacaacacacatacacaccacacaacacacaacacactaaacacacacagcatacacacagagacatacacTACACACCATAcaccatacaccacacacacaacacacacaacacacacacatgcatcacacacacaacagacacacacactccacacacacagcatacacacacaacacacacacaccacacacacaaaacacacacaacacacgcacacacacagacaccacacac encodes:
- the LOC139256227 gene encoding interferon-induced protein with tetratricopeptide repeats 5-like; the protein is MIGAQESDTERDALKVKLLQLQCHFTWNLQMENVEWDDLQERLNYIIESDIVKYQAMTYNLLAFVNCTRGNCEESVNNLWEAEEILRKNHKFEIEKWSIITYGNSAWVYYHVGELAEAQSYLDKLERICQQFTDGSRYTALIPEVYGEKGWSLLKCGWKYYEEANECIEKALEGDPDDIEWNAAYATVVFRLKETFEDPQRPEHCKVVKQLRRALALNPNDSFVKIMLALRLQEFNQIDEYYRLLEEVLLESPDDPYITQYAAKALRRQGSVEYSLQLLKKALKVKSFSALLHHEIGLCYKTQLIALQKTNWKHFAHEDGRKLIELCKYHFQTAFDQKPSLIFAIFDLAKIHAMSGEYSKADDIYTNLLRNKDYSPLNKLLIHWNYGEHQLYKKGSQLNAIHHFKECLKLKVNTNRNEKCHAKLKQIAEDRMSKDARDSVAFGILGLIHQVDGKKSEAIDFFEKALECDRDNEEFQSALRELRQVT